One genomic segment of Sporomusaceae bacterium FL31 includes these proteins:
- the exbB_2 gene encoding biopolymer transport protein ExbB, with the protein MDFLNQTISIFHKGGPVMYLLLLCSLAVVTIAVERFHYYRSMTTDTQNYVNRLLPLLDRHHFSEAMQLGEKTPAIIGQLTAKGLQTYQQGGNIENALTAAAMLAAARLRQYLNYLSTIVTLAPLFGLLGTVIGMISSFSVFNVQSGQPMAITGGIGEALVATAAGLIVAALALIAHSYFAHRVDTLITDMEQVSALIMNSLSQKRVTRRESHEIA; encoded by the coding sequence ATGGATTTTTTAAATCAAACAATTAGCATTTTTCATAAAGGTGGCCCAGTCATGTATCTTCTACTGCTATGCTCATTAGCAGTAGTTACCATCGCTGTGGAACGCTTTCATTATTACCGCAGTATGACGACTGACACTCAGAATTACGTAAATCGCTTGCTCCCGCTTTTGGATCGTCACCATTTTTCGGAAGCGATGCAACTAGGTGAAAAGACTCCAGCGATCATCGGTCAGTTAACCGCTAAAGGGTTACAAACTTATCAACAGGGTGGCAATATCGAAAATGCGCTGACAGCTGCAGCTATGCTAGCAGCCGCTCGGCTGCGCCAGTATTTAAACTATCTCAGCACCATTGTTACACTGGCACCACTTTTTGGCCTATTAGGCACAGTCATTGGTATGATTAGCTCTTTCAGCGTATTTAATGTGCAATCCGGCCAGCCTATGGCAATTACAGGCGGCATTGGCGAAGCACTGGTGGCGACAGCAGCCGGCTTGATTGTTGCAGCACTGGCTTTAATCGCCCATTCTTATTTTGCTCACCGAGTGGATACTCTGATTACCGACATGGAACAAGTGAGTGCTTTAATCATGAATTCTTTGTCGCAAAAAAGAGTGACCCGGAGGGAATCACATGAAATTGCGTAG
- the blt gene encoding multidrug resistance protein 2 — translation MINLYHQNIPLIILIVNMFIAQLGVGLVIPVLPKYMQLFNASGAVLGYLVSAMGLTLFLFSPLAGELSDRYGRKIVIIFGLCMFCLSQYLFGAAEALWVLYLSRLIGGIGIAFTSPAITAYVADITTEAERGKGMSWLSAAMALGIVIGPGIGGFLAEYDLRLPFYFAAAASGLAMIASVLILPESLSLEKKLAARQQQNAHSRNIFRHFSLSLTTPYLSLLLLSFILAFALVKVEVVFGLYLDVKYGYTPQKIAILYTVGALAGVMIQALLMDRLLRRFGEKIIIQISLIFSTVSLLLLLVPDTFLGQLAICIFFFSFTAMLRPAFTTLLSKLAGSEQGLASGLSNAYTSLAIILGPPVAGLLFDIHNNLPYICGAIIMMASLAIPLKEEPLNQSLPTPAIQSDAQN, via the coding sequence ATGATCAACTTATACCACCAAAACATCCCTCTAATTATTCTAATTGTTAATATGTTTATCGCCCAACTTGGAGTCGGCCTCGTCATTCCTGTATTGCCGAAATACATGCAGCTATTTAATGCCAGCGGAGCTGTTCTTGGATACTTGGTATCCGCAATGGGATTGACCTTGTTTTTATTCTCACCGCTTGCTGGTGAATTATCGGACCGATACGGACGAAAAATTGTGATTATCTTTGGTCTATGCATGTTCTGTCTATCGCAGTATTTATTTGGGGCAGCCGAAGCGTTATGGGTACTCTACCTCTCCCGCCTCATTGGCGGCATAGGTATTGCTTTTACTTCACCGGCCATCACAGCCTATGTTGCAGATATTACGACTGAAGCCGAGCGCGGAAAAGGCATGAGCTGGCTAAGTGCAGCCATGGCCTTGGGAATTGTGATTGGCCCTGGCATCGGTGGGTTTCTGGCAGAATACGACTTACGACTGCCTTTTTACTTTGCAGCAGCAGCTTCCGGTCTGGCCATGATAGCTTCGGTACTGATTTTACCTGAAAGCTTATCACTAGAAAAAAAGCTGGCTGCCCGCCAGCAGCAGAATGCTCATTCAAGGAATATTTTTCGTCACTTTTCCTTATCGTTAACTACACCCTACTTATCCTTGCTGCTGCTTTCGTTTATTCTCGCGTTTGCCTTAGTCAAGGTTGAAGTTGTCTTTGGACTATACCTTGATGTAAAATACGGCTATACCCCACAAAAAATCGCGATCTTATATACTGTTGGAGCATTAGCCGGAGTAATGATTCAGGCACTACTTATGGATCGATTATTGCGTCGCTTTGGTGAAAAAATAATCATCCAAATATCACTGATTTTTTCAACAGTTTCCCTGCTCTTACTACTAGTCCCAGACACGTTTCTCGGTCAATTGGCAATCTGTATTTTCTTTTTTTCTTTTACAGCCATGCTGCGTCCTGCATTTACTACCCTGCTATCGAAATTGGCCGGTTCAGAGCAGGGACTTGCTTCAGGCTTGAGCAATGCATATACCAGCTTGGCCATTATCTTAGGTCCACCCGTTGCCGGACTTTTATTCGATATCCATAATAATTTACCCTATATTTGCGGAGCAATCATTATGATGGCAAGCCTAGCGATACCACTTAAAGAAGAGCCTCTAAACCAAAGCCTGCCAACACCTGCCATTCAGTCTGATGCGCAGAACTAA
- the fecB gene encoding metal ABC transporter substrate-binding protein, which translates to MKAYQRMIITGILSMAALLMLTACGSNQPEPKLNTSPVQSNSNAYPVTIHNYDYLENKVDYIYSKAPERVVVTHPGATELLLEFGLENRIVATIAPYGRPVERLAAKYEKLNITKAQYMPSAEELLELQPDMIIGWVQQFAPTGMGEVKSWQSRGTGTYILPSTLVKMKPTLETMVYQSITDIGNIFNIQAVTENYIQNLRNRVAKVQAAVKDVTRKKTVIILQDHFNGTFSIYDNQYLITHMLELAGGINLCENRTSFVSAEKVLAFDPDVIIFVSVNKDRLTEDLSDEEATKSLQAVGELRSMRAIQQGNIINLPFFTVNNGGIRSIDAIEKIAVSLYPDRFN; encoded by the coding sequence ATGAAAGCATATCAACGCATGATTATAACTGGTATTTTGAGCATGGCTGCACTGCTTATGCTTACAGCCTGTGGATCAAATCAGCCTGAGCCGAAGTTAAATACTTCTCCGGTTCAAAGCAATTCCAATGCTTATCCGGTAACCATTCACAATTACGATTACTTGGAAAACAAAGTAGACTATATCTACTCTAAAGCGCCAGAACGGGTGGTTGTCACTCATCCTGGTGCTACTGAGCTTTTATTAGAATTTGGTCTGGAGAACCGTATTGTGGCGACAATAGCACCCTATGGCAGGCCGGTGGAACGATTGGCGGCAAAGTATGAGAAACTGAATATTACTAAGGCTCAATATATGCCGTCAGCAGAAGAATTATTGGAATTGCAGCCTGATATGATTATTGGCTGGGTTCAGCAGTTTGCTCCTACTGGTATGGGTGAAGTAAAAAGCTGGCAAAGCCGGGGTACCGGTACTTATATATTGCCGAGTACGCTGGTGAAGATGAAGCCAACTTTGGAAACTATGGTTTATCAAAGTATCACCGATATCGGCAACATTTTTAACATTCAGGCAGTCACTGAGAACTATATCCAAAATTTAAGAAATCGTGTCGCAAAAGTCCAGGCTGCAGTGAAAGATGTGACACGAAAAAAGACAGTCATTATTTTGCAGGATCACTTTAATGGTACGTTCTCGATTTATGATAACCAATATTTAATCACCCATATGCTTGAACTTGCTGGTGGTATCAATTTATGTGAAAATCGAACTTCCTTTGTCAGTGCGGAAAAGGTGCTGGCCTTTGATCCGGATGTTATTATTTTCGTGTCTGTAAACAAAGATAGGCTAACTGAAGATCTAAGCGACGAGGAAGCAACAAAAAGTTTGCAGGCAGTGGGCGAATTACGCAGTATGCGTGCTATACAACAAGGCAATATTATTAATCTGCCGTTTTTTACTGTCAATAATGGGGGGATTCGCAGCATTGACGCGATTGAAAAGATTGCAGTGAGCTTATACCCAGATCGATTCAACTGA
- the exbD_2 gene encoding biopolymer transport protein ExbD produces MKLRSLRVESQPQLMIIPMIDIIFFLLVFFMMSTLYMVEQHTIPMNLPQSAAVQHDQSQHVTISVLQDGRILFDEEEIPLPLLGKRVNAAISQQPDIAFALRADKQTNYEKVIAALDEIKLAGARRVALAGELKAR; encoded by the coding sequence ATGAAATTGCGTAGCTTACGGGTAGAGAGCCAGCCGCAATTAATGATCATCCCAATGATTGATATTATCTTCTTTTTACTGGTTTTCTTTATGATGAGTACTCTGTATATGGTTGAACAACATACCATTCCAATGAACTTGCCTCAATCTGCTGCCGTTCAACATGATCAAAGTCAACATGTAACAATCTCAGTACTCCAAGACGGCCGAATCTTATTTGATGAGGAAGAAATCCCACTGCCACTGCTTGGCAAGAGAGTAAATGCCGCAATCAGTCAGCAGCCAGATATAGCATTTGCATTAAGAGCAGATAAACAAACAAATTATGAGAAGGTCATTGCTGCCTTGGATGAAATAAAGCTTGCTGGCGCTCGACGGGTGGCTTTAGCTGGCGAATTGAAAGCGAGGTAA
- a CDS encoding ABC transporter: protein MQSFTQTDTVLQKQRNFIFLLIFLGILVAGSIVLAVCMGTAKIAPSAAYQIILAKLFQVHSIAEQASLAHTDIIWQIRLPRVLMSAIVGSGMAICGAVMQAAVQNPLAEPYILGISAGASLGATFSILIGGLAGSLLGLGTAVWAFLGALAASLFVMTLSGIGGRTSTVKMVLAGSIASALFIALSNFIIYLSSNAEGMRSVTFWTMGSLAAAKWDNLALPVAGIIACCVFFLSQFRVLNTLLLGEEAAVTLGIDLAKVRRFYLIITALVTGLIVSVCGIFGFVGLVVPHVVRGIVGADHRRLIPVTILVGAIFLIWADVLARTILPSGELPIGILTAMVGAPFFMYILVKQSSHFGGQ from the coding sequence ATGCAATCTTTTACTCAAACTGATACTGTGCTGCAAAAGCAGCGTAACTTTATTTTTTTGCTTATTTTTTTAGGTATACTGGTCGCAGGCTCTATTGTCTTGGCAGTCTGTATGGGAACAGCTAAAATTGCTCCTAGTGCGGCTTACCAGATTATTCTAGCCAAGCTATTTCAAGTTCATTCTATTGCTGAACAGGCGTCCTTGGCTCATACCGATATTATCTGGCAAATCCGGCTGCCACGGGTGTTAATGTCAGCAATCGTCGGTTCAGGGATGGCCATCTGCGGGGCGGTTATGCAGGCCGCAGTCCAAAATCCACTGGCCGAACCTTATATTCTGGGAATATCGGCTGGAGCATCGCTGGGAGCCACTTTCTCTATTCTAATTGGCGGTTTAGCCGGATCATTATTAGGGCTGGGGACTGCTGTTTGGGCTTTTCTCGGGGCATTGGCGGCGTCTTTATTTGTTATGACATTATCCGGTATTGGGGGCCGGACGTCCACTGTCAAAATGGTGTTGGCCGGATCGATTGCCAGCGCGCTGTTTATTGCTCTTTCCAATTTTATTATTTATCTTTCCAGTAATGCTGAAGGAATGCGCAGTGTTACCTTCTGGACAATGGGCTCTTTGGCAGCCGCCAAATGGGATAACTTAGCATTGCCGGTGGCCGGTATTATTGCGTGCTGCGTATTCTTTCTCAGTCAATTCCGCGTCCTGAATACTTTGCTGCTGGGAGAAGAAGCAGCTGTTACGCTGGGCATAGATTTAGCCAAGGTTCGGCGGTTTTATCTCATCATCACTGCATTGGTGACTGGATTAATTGTTTCGGTTTGCGGAATCTTCGGCTTTGTGGGGCTGGTAGTTCCTCATGTTGTTCGGGGGATTGTCGGCGCTGATCACCGTCGGCTTATCCCAGTAACCATTTTAGTTGGAGCTATTTTCTTAATTTGGGCTGATGTACTGGCTCGCACCATCTTACCAAGCGGTGAGCTGCCCATTGGCATCCTTACAGCGATGGTTGGAGCTCCCTTCTTCATGTATATTCTCGTTAAACAGTCTTCTCACTTTGGCGGTCAATAA
- a CDS encoding ABC transporter, whose protein sequence is MNLALKNVTVKLDNQSIIHDVSIEVEQGKFVGLIGPNGSGKSTLLRTAYRVIKPDSGAIILGNESLQNLRLIDSAKKMGVVGQFNTVNFDFSVFEMVMMGRTPHKSLLGADTQKDYDIALAALKKVGMEKYSQRSFATLSGGEKQRVLLARALAQQPQILILDEPTNHLDIKYQLELLSIVKHLGIGVLAALHDLSLAAMYCDKLYVLKDGKVIASGAPKEILTPELVRSVYEIECDIKENPDTGYLSITYYPVCHKAQ, encoded by the coding sequence GTGAATTTAGCATTAAAAAATGTCACGGTAAAACTTGATAATCAAAGCATTATTCATGATGTGTCGATAGAGGTTGAACAAGGAAAATTCGTTGGATTGATCGGGCCTAACGGCAGTGGCAAATCGACGTTGCTGCGTACTGCCTATCGGGTCATTAAACCAGATAGCGGCGCAATTATTCTTGGTAACGAAAGCTTGCAAAATCTCAGGCTGATCGATTCGGCAAAAAAGATGGGCGTAGTGGGGCAATTTAATACAGTTAATTTTGATTTTAGTGTTTTTGAGATGGTAATGATGGGGCGAACTCCTCACAAAAGTTTGTTGGGGGCTGACACCCAAAAGGACTATGACATAGCCTTGGCTGCCCTAAAAAAAGTCGGTATGGAAAAATATTCTCAGCGTAGTTTTGCTACATTGTCCGGCGGTGAGAAACAGCGGGTGTTATTGGCACGGGCTTTGGCGCAGCAGCCGCAAATACTCATTCTGGATGAGCCGACCAATCATCTTGATATCAAGTACCAGCTTGAATTGCTGTCCATCGTCAAACACCTTGGCATTGGGGTATTGGCGGCCTTGCATGATCTAAGTCTGGCAGCCATGTACTGCGACAAATTGTATGTACTTAAAGATGGAAAAGTGATTGCAAGTGGTGCGCCAAAAGAAATTCTCACACCTGAACTTGTGCGCAGCGTATATGAGATTGAATGCGATATTAAAGAAAATCCAGATACCGGTTATCTGTCTATTACCTATTATCCTGTGTGTCACAAGGCGCAATAA
- a CDS encoding TetR family transcriptional regulator, with the protein MFIISRITKDPEVRQAELMDAAEELFITAGYQHTTVSMIVKKVGVAQGTFYYHFASKEVILEAIFARYIRNMIFEVQSAYTEQNSVLEKLQLFFQLFYKLHYYDESGMIAKILYKEEQGQLINKLWRQTLIAIRPILRCILEQGNREGITKVAHMEETLSFFAGIMAALLESSSPLEFGHEVDQSIINNKLQIAETLLEALLGLQQGSIHFQFLDYGKTEYAAGKAG; encoded by the coding sequence GTGTTTATTATATCTCGAATTACCAAGGATCCAGAAGTACGTCAGGCTGAGCTAATGGACGCAGCGGAGGAATTATTCATCACCGCTGGTTATCAGCATACCACCGTGAGTATGATTGTCAAAAAGGTCGGGGTGGCTCAAGGCACTTTTTACTACCATTTTGCCTCTAAAGAAGTCATTCTAGAAGCGATTTTTGCCCGCTATATTCGTAATATGATCTTTGAAGTACAATCGGCCTATACAGAGCAGAATTCTGTTCTAGAAAAGCTGCAGTTGTTTTTTCAGCTATTTTATAAACTTCACTACTATGATGAGTCTGGCATGATTGCCAAGATTTTATATAAGGAAGAACAGGGGCAGCTGATTAACAAACTTTGGCGGCAGACATTAATTGCAATTAGGCCTATTTTGCGATGTATTCTGGAACAAGGCAACCGGGAAGGTATTACGAAAGTTGCCCATATGGAAGAAACCTTATCGTTTTTTGCCGGGATTATGGCTGCTTTGTTGGAATCAAGTTCTCCTTTGGAATTTGGTCATGAAGTTGATCAAAGCATCATTAATAACAAATTGCAAATTGCTGAAACCTTGTTGGAAGCGCTGCTGGGATTACAGCAGGGAAGTATTCATTTTCAATTTTTGGATTATGGAAAGACTGAATACGCAGCAGGTAAAGCGGGATAA
- a CDS encoding sodium transporter gives MVKLLEKLAALICKYMTVWVILTSVVAFMNPAPFKGVGPYISYLLGVIMLGMGLTMSLDDFRLVLTRPKDVFYGVFFRYLIMPLAGFFVAKLLGLPPALAAGMVLLGAAPSGTGSNVMTYIAKGDTALSITVSSVNTVLAPVLTPYIFLLLAGSMIPIDVTVLLVDIVKIVLVPVTAGVALHMAAPKLVDKIIKIVPAVSVVFIITILSSVVALNAAKMATVALVLCLAVALQNLFGLTLGYYSAKSVGMSPKKSRAITFEIGMENSGLAVALALAHLDPMAALPAAVGAVWQYMSGSVLASYWGNRPTEEMSNQASEVVLAK, from the coding sequence ATGGTAAAATTATTAGAAAAATTGGCAGCTTTGATTTGTAAGTATATGACAGTCTGGGTAATCCTGACTTCGGTTGTTGCGTTCATGAATCCAGCACCATTTAAAGGTGTTGGTCCGTATATTTCCTACTTATTAGGGGTCATCATGCTGGGAATGGGGCTCACAATGTCCTTGGACGATTTTCGTTTGGTACTAACCCGTCCTAAAGATGTCTTTTATGGAGTGTTCTTTCGCTATTTGATCATGCCGTTAGCTGGTTTCTTTGTGGCAAAACTCTTAGGATTACCGCCCGCATTAGCTGCGGGCATGGTATTATTAGGTGCAGCCCCTAGTGGAACTGGTTCTAATGTAATGACCTATATCGCTAAAGGGGATACTGCTCTTTCGATTACTGTTTCCAGTGTCAATACTGTGTTGGCTCCAGTTCTGACTCCGTATATTTTCCTGTTATTGGCCGGTTCCATGATCCCCATCGATGTGACGGTACTGCTTGTTGATATTGTGAAAATTGTTTTGGTGCCAGTTACTGCAGGCGTTGCATTACATATGGCAGCACCAAAACTAGTAGACAAAATCATTAAAATCGTTCCTGCTGTATCGGTTGTGTTTATTATTACCATCTTATCTTCGGTAGTTGCGTTAAATGCTGCTAAAATGGCGACCGTAGCGCTGGTGCTTTGCCTGGCAGTCGCCTTGCAGAATTTGTTTGGTCTGACTTTAGGGTATTATTCTGCGAAATCAGTGGGAATGTCACCCAAAAAATCAAGGGCTATCACCTTTGAAATTGGTATGGAAAACTCAGGCTTAGCTGTTGCGCTTGCATTAGCCCATCTTGATCCCATGGCAGCACTGCCAGCAGCTGTTGGGGCTGTTTGGCAATATATGAGTGGCAGCGTCTTAGCCAGTTATTGGGGAAACCGTCCTACTGAGGAAATGAGCAATCAGGCCAGTGAGGTTGTTTTGGCAAAATAA
- a CDS encoding UPF0016 family membrane protein, with product MTAFLTSLVFVVLAEMGDKTQLLAMAFATRYRWQTVMWGVFAATVLNHLMAVFIGSYITQLIPMNYVHITAAASFILFGLWTIRGDELNGEDKMTKYSPFWTVAIAFFMAEMGDKTQLATIALAAQFNTIIPVWLGTTIGMMIADAIGIIIGIVLGKKIPERAVKWFAALIFIFFGLWGLYQALPATLLTTPIVSISVISLIVLMCVISRKGAVTN from the coding sequence ATGACAGCTTTTTTAACTTCACTGGTTTTTGTAGTACTTGCAGAAATGGGGGATAAGACGCAGCTGCTGGCCATGGCTTTTGCAACTCGCTATCGCTGGCAAACCGTCATGTGGGGGGTTTTTGCGGCCACTGTGCTTAACCATCTAATGGCAGTTTTTATTGGTAGTTATATTACGCAACTCATCCCGATGAACTATGTACACATTACTGCTGCAGCTTCTTTTATTTTATTTGGTCTGTGGACAATCCGGGGTGATGAACTCAATGGCGAAGATAAAATGACGAAATATAGTCCTTTTTGGACAGTCGCTATTGCGTTTTTTATGGCTGAAATGGGGGATAAGACTCAGTTAGCCACGATTGCTTTAGCGGCTCAGTTTAATACAATTATTCCGGTATGGCTGGGTACAACGATTGGAATGATGATTGCTGATGCCATTGGCATTATCATCGGTATTGTATTAGGTAAAAAGATACCTGAGCGAGCTGTGAAATGGTTTGCCGCTCTAATTTTTATATTTTTTGGTCTTTGGGGATTATATCAAGCTTTGCCGGCAACGCTGCTTACCACACCCATTGTTAGCATCAGTGTTATTAGCTTAATCGTACTCATGTGTGTGATTTCCCGCAAAGGGGCTGTGACAAACTGA
- the cirA_1 gene encoding colicin I receptor, producing MTGLVSAEEAAQEYSFDEYVVTANRIPVKATEVAANVTVITSEEIEKGGYTRISDALRSKNVNTGSTSFGAYPVLNGDDRVLILVDGRRMNFPHLMFSGNDRVMNIDGISVENIERIEIVRGAGSALYGSDAVGGVINIITKKAVKDQTTVATEFGNWGFKRQSLVTEGKSNDIGYLFTAEHKTRDNFEYKDAATGQDKKQGGSKIDQDLLTLRLDKELDQESDLSFQWEHKKDQGGFSVAVKSSGDLYYPDGKQDISDNNVALTYRWNKNNSAPDFVRVYRNSSKGTFYNSLEKNDHSPYTYDINSNGVEWQQNWQINEQYSLVGGANWIEDHLDDQDSINKSMTTKSLYLENRWQLPSSWTLSAGTRYEDQSYAGEHVTSRLSINREISEKTNVYASWGQYVRNPTMFHLFNKTQFMIGNPNLKPEEGNTVTLGLNTELGDGTKLQTSVYSSHLKNALSWKSEWPLPGYYHNIDREKRQGFDLTLAKTLSPQWDVTAGYSYVQIKSTFDPVTFSSTTNYIDDITNTAPNGYHLGVHYKQDQWDAGLNLRAVSNRSTTKFSSDSYHTLDLNVSYQINPTTRIYGNAYNLNNEIYELFAQSGEYRYPMPGRSFYIGVEHRM from the coding sequence ATGACCGGCTTGGTATCAGCAGAAGAGGCTGCTCAGGAATACAGTTTTGATGAATATGTCGTTACAGCAAACCGTATTCCAGTCAAAGCTACGGAAGTTGCAGCCAACGTTACTGTCATAACAAGTGAAGAGATTGAGAAAGGCGGTTATACGCGGATATCTGATGCTTTGAGAAGTAAGAACGTCAATACAGGTTCAACCAGTTTTGGAGCCTATCCAGTACTTAATGGTGATGATCGTGTTTTAATTCTTGTAGATGGTCGCAGAATGAACTTTCCGCACTTAATGTTCAGTGGCAATGATCGTGTTATGAATATTGATGGTATTTCAGTGGAAAACATTGAACGTATTGAAATTGTTCGCGGAGCAGGGTCTGCGTTGTATGGCAGTGATGCGGTCGGTGGGGTTATTAATATTATCACTAAAAAGGCTGTAAAAGATCAGACTACAGTTGCTACTGAGTTCGGAAATTGGGGCTTTAAGCGTCAGAGCTTAGTGACGGAAGGAAAATCCAACGATATTGGGTATTTGTTTACTGCTGAGCATAAGACGCGGGATAACTTTGAATATAAGGACGCTGCGACCGGCCAAGACAAAAAGCAGGGAGGCAGCAAGATTGATCAGGATTTACTTACTTTGCGGTTAGATAAAGAATTGGATCAGGAGAGTGACCTTTCATTTCAGTGGGAGCATAAAAAGGATCAAGGCGGTTTTAGCGTTGCAGTTAAGTCGAGCGGGGATCTCTACTATCCGGATGGGAAACAGGATATTTCCGATAATAACGTAGCCTTAACATATCGTTGGAACAAAAATAATAGCGCTCCTGACTTTGTGAGGGTCTATCGAAATTCCTCTAAAGGGACATTTTATAACTCGCTAGAAAAAAATGATCATAGTCCATATACTTATGATATTAATTCCAATGGGGTGGAATGGCAGCAAAACTGGCAGATTAATGAACAGTACTCTTTAGTTGGAGGAGCCAATTGGATTGAAGATCATTTGGATGACCAGGACAGTATCAACAAGAGTATGACAACAAAATCCTTGTATTTAGAAAACCGTTGGCAGCTTCCCAGCAGTTGGACATTAAGTGCCGGTACACGCTATGAGGATCAGAGTTATGCTGGTGAGCATGTTACCTCACGATTGTCAATTAACCGGGAAATTAGTGAGAAAACTAACGTTTATGCGTCATGGGGCCAATATGTAAGAAACCCTACAATGTTTCATTTATTTAATAAAACCCAGTTTATGATTGGAAATCCGAATCTTAAACCTGAGGAAGGCAATACGGTTACCCTTGGATTAAATACAGAATTGGGTGATGGCACGAAACTGCAGACCAGTGTATATAGCAGCCATTTGAAAAATGCACTAAGTTGGAAGTCAGAATGGCCACTGCCTGGTTACTACCATAATATTGACAGGGAAAAAAGACAAGGGTTCGATCTTACGTTGGCAAAGACGCTATCCCCGCAATGGGATGTTACAGCAGGCTATTCCTATGTACAAATCAAATCAACCTTTGATCCTGTGACTTTCAGCAGTACAACCAACTATATTGATGATATTACAAATACTGCACCAAACGGCTATCATCTGGGAGTACATTATAAGCAAGACCAATGGGATGCCGGACTAAATTTGCGGGCAGTTAGCAATCGCAGTACAACCAAGTTTTCATCAGATTCTTACCATACGTTAGATTTAAATGTTAGCTATCAGATCAATCCGACAACTCGTATTTATGGAAATGCCTATAATTTAAATAATGAGATTTATGAATTATTTGCTCAGAGTGGCGAGTATCGTTATCCAATGCCGGGGCGCAGTTTCTATATCGGCGTAGAACACCGGATGTAA
- the ldh2 gene encoding L-lactate dehydrogenase 2, translated as MSVKKNKLVIVGVGNVGSAVLNCALSLNLASEIAVIDILEKKAHGEALDSNHALPFSSKPNVAIHAGTYEECKDASVIIIAAGPSILPGECMDRLVLAGRNVAVMKDVMTSITQYTKDAIIIMITNPLDVMVYYAQNFFGYPKNKIFGTGTTLETARFRKIIADQYDLDPKEIHGYILGEHGNSAFAAWSLLSIAGLASDKLDEYFSPTKPLDREKTAAEVIHTAYDVLTSKGWTNSGIAMAACRIARAVLFNERSIFPVSTTLEGEYGLTNVALSLPCIVSSEGISRRLEVPLAEDELAKLKKSADSLTTVIQSVGLAK; from the coding sequence ATGAGTGTTAAAAAGAATAAGCTGGTTATTGTCGGTGTCGGGAATGTCGGTTCAGCCGTCTTAAATTGTGCCCTGTCTTTAAATCTTGCATCGGAAATTGCAGTCATTGATATTCTGGAAAAAAAGGCGCACGGCGAAGCCTTAGATTCAAATCACGCCTTGCCGTTCTCGTCCAAACCAAATGTAGCGATTCATGCCGGTACTTATGAAGAATGTAAAGATGCCAGTGTGATCATCATTGCTGCAGGTCCTAGTATTTTGCCAGGTGAATGCATGGATCGCTTAGTACTTGCCGGCAGAAATGTTGCGGTAATGAAAGATGTTATGACATCAATCACTCAATACACTAAAGATGCCATCATTATTATGATTACAAACCCATTGGATGTTATGGTCTACTATGCCCAAAACTTTTTTGGCTACCCAAAAAACAAAATCTTTGGCACTGGTACAACGCTGGAAACCGCTCGTTTCCGTAAAATCATCGCCGATCAATATGACCTTGACCCGAAAGAGATCCACGGCTATATTTTGGGAGAACATGGCAATTCAGCTTTCGCTGCATGGAGTTTGCTCAGTATTGCCGGTCTAGCCAGTGACAAACTTGACGAATATTTTTCCCCCACTAAGCCCTTAGACCGAGAAAAAACGGCTGCCGAAGTTATTCATACTGCCTATGACGTTCTTACCTCCAAAGGTTGGACCAATTCAGGCATCGCCATGGCTGCTTGCCGTATTGCCAGAGCTGTGTTATTTAATGAACGCAGCATCTTCCCTGTTTCAACAACATTAGAAGGCGAATATGGGTTAACCAATGTGGCCTTAAGTCTGCCTTGTATCGTGTCATCAGAGGGAATAAGCCGCCGGCTTGAAGTTCCTTTGGCTGAGGATGAACTAGCTAAATTAAAAAAGAGTGCCGACAGCTTAACCACAGTCATTCAATCCGTTGGTCTGGCAAAATAG